cagacagaacacagacagacagaacacagcacagaCTACGGACCGAACACAGACAGACTACGGACcgaacacagacagactacagaccgaacacagacagactacagacagaacacagacagactacagacagaacacagcacagacaaactacagacagaacacatacaaacaacagacagaacacagacagtccacaaacagaacacagacagaggaATTTCCAGAAAGACATTCAAATAACAACTGCTGAGAAGAGAACAGATTCTTATCCAAGTGAGATCATTCTAAACCAGGGCCTGGGGATTACCATGACAGTGTGGTAAatcacaccagacaccacagagcAGAGAGCCACATTCTGAACTGCAAATATTACAAATAAAAGTTCAAACATCATCTTTCTTTCCATACATGCTGTATGTGTGTCCCCGTTGATAACGGCCCCTAGTTAGTCCCTCACCTGGTAAATGAAATGCACTTGTACATTTAGGAGTTGCTTCAGCAGCCGTGTCAGAAATGTAATGTTATTCAAAGGAAAGAGGCTTCTGGAATGACCTTGTATCCTTCATGGTTGTCCTGGGTGCAGCCTGGAGACAGACAGTGGGCCAGGGCCACGCAGCGTTTGGTCACAGACACAGTGTTCCCCTGGACGTCCAACACATGGAGGGTGTAGCAGTACCTggtctctgtcagacacactgtCGTTAAAGGTGCAATCTGCAATATTTACAGCTGAGAGATGGATACATTTCATCTGACGTTCAGACACTATGGAATCCTGAGAAATAACGGACCAATGAGCAATAAGTTGAACGGTGATAAAAACACATCACTTTCACATTTATTGTATGTCAGTTAATATCAACGCAAATGTAGCTTACTTTTCAATGGCAATGTAATTAATTTCCATGAATATCATGTGTTAACAATTAATGTAAACGCAAATGTAGCTTACTTTTCAACAGCAATGTCATTAATTCCCATGAATATCATGTGTTAACAATCTACTTCTTACTGAAGTGGACGGTAACACTGAAAGAGCCCAAGGTTCAGATGGATTCCAGTGATTTAAACCAATCCTCACATTTCATGTGATAAACTACTATTTATCATTTGTTAATAACTCAAAGAATGTGCTTTTAAGATCAAATCTTTAAGGCAACAAATAACTTCACAATGATTTCAGACATTTAGTAGACAACCATATATCTATATAAAAGAAGAGAGCCTGTGGAATTATACCAACCTGCCAATTCAATTTCTTATCTAAACATGTACAGCTTAAGTGAAATACACCATGTTTAAGATACAGAAACCAGCAAAGACAACATTGATAACCCTTCATTTTACAGCCTGGTATTTTCCTGTCATTTATATTTCTGCTGTGGACGGAGTCGAGAGGGTCTGAAGAACAGGGTTTGATGGTAGATACAGAGCAGGCTGTACATACCAGAAATACCTTACTGTAATTACCTCGTGGGCAGTATACGTCCGGAGCCCAGCGATTGCATTCGTAGTTGTCTGGTGCATCTTTGCATGTGAAGCACTTGAACCCTCCAGGATGAGGCGTGGCTGTGGAGACAAGAGGAGACGAGCACAAGTCTATTATTTACCATCTAgatttaaaaacatatttttggtAGATTTAATAACATGTCCCAAAATGAAAAAACACTTCCCTGAATCAATACATTGTCATTACTCAATGAGCTATAGAAGAAATGCAAATTGTACATTTGACTCCTAATTGTGAGTTGTTGTAGTCCTCAGAGCAACAGCGATATGTAGTCCTCAGAGCTACAGCGATATGTAGTCCTCAGAGCTACAGCGATATGTAGTCCTCAGAGCTACAGCACTATGTAGTCCTCAGAGCTACAGCGATATGTAGTCCTCAGCGCTACAGCGATATGTAGTCCTCAGAGCTACAGCGATATGTAGTCCTCAGAGCTACAGCGATATGTAGTCCTCAGCGCTACAGCGATATGTAGTCCTCAGAGCTACAGCGTCCTCAGATGTAGTCCTCAGCGCTACAGCGATATGTAGTCCTCAGAGCTACATCGAGCGCTATGTAGTCCTCAGAGCTACAGCGATATGTAGTCCTCAGAGCTACAGCCTCAGAGCTATGTAGTCCTCAGAGCTACAGCGATATGTAGTCCTCAGAGCTACAGCGATATGTAGTCCTCAGAGCTACAGCGATATGTAGTCCTCAGAGCTACAGCGATATGTAGTCCTCAGAGCTACAGCGATATGTAGTCCTCAGAGCTACAGCGATATGTAGTCCTCAGAGCTACAGCGATATGTAGTCCTCAGAGCTACAGCGATATGTAGTCCTCAGAGCTACAGCGATATGTAGTCCTCAGAGCTATAACAGCAAACAAAGGATTGATGTTGCTGCTACATACAGGACATTTAACATTTAGGACATTtaactacagtacatacaggacatttaactacagtacatacaggacatttaactacagtacatacaggacatttaactacagtacatacaggacatttaacatttacagGACATttaactacactacacacaggacatttaactacagtacatacaggacatttaactacagtacatacaggacatttaactacagtacatacaggacatttaactacactacacacaggACATttaactacactacacacaggACATTTAAATACACTCACTCTGTGTGTCTTTGTTAAGTGTTCTATTATGAGAGGACAATACAGTTTGAATTGAATTAATGAACCATCAGTTCAACCATCTAGATTCTAGAATAGAATGGTCACGAAACTTTGCATGGAGACCATCTGCCGTGATCAAACAGTAGGCTTGTCTGGTTTGTTCAATTGGCAACCATTATGTTAGTACT
This DNA window, taken from Oncorhynchus masou masou isolate Uvic2021 unplaced genomic scaffold, UVic_Omas_1.1 unplaced_scaffold_2377, whole genome shotgun sequence, encodes the following:
- the LOC135533421 gene encoding LOW QUALITY PROTEIN: ly6/PLAUR domain-containing protein 6-like (The sequence of the model RefSeq protein was modified relative to this genomic sequence to represent the inferred CDS: inserted 1 base in 1 codon), coding for MMEAWPAAWVLLLTLIVDCLEAAQSRDFTVKDIILLHPSTTPHPGGFKCFTCKDAPDNYECNRWAPDVYCPRETRYCYTLHVLDVQGNTVSVTKRCVALAHCLSPGCTQDNHEGYKVCTACCEGNICNMQLPRNKTAIFSTTLXLHSSNVYDI